In Miscanthus floridulus cultivar M001 chromosome 5, ASM1932011v1, whole genome shotgun sequence, one genomic interval encodes:
- the LOC136453893 gene encoding uncharacterized protein At5g01610-like, whose translation MAAALWTLVALSAAVAFATEGRVAAGVTATAAAEAANEVLRAHQLPGGLLPAGITAFRHDAATGRFEAQLEAPCTARFEVGLRYNATVTGVISPGQIAAISGVDAQDLFMWFPVHDIKVDIPSSGVIYFNVGVVKKHLPLAVFDAPPACTPDPFLLRTVPQRLEDVGEDGLATGAAAASRR comes from the exons ATGGCGGCCGCGCTGTGGACGCTGGTGGCTCTGTCGGCGGCGGTAGCGTTTGCGACGGAGGGGCGCGTGGCGGCGGGggtgacggcgacggcggcggcggaggcggcgaacGAGGTGCTCCGCGCGCACCAGCTGCCGGGGGGCCTGCTGCCGGCGGGGATCACGGCGTTCCGTCACGACGCAGCCACGGGGCGGTTCGAGGCCCAGCTGGAGGCGCCCTGCACCGCGCGCTTCGAGGTCGGCCTGCGCTACAACGCCACCGTCACCGGGGTCATCAGCCCCGGCCAGATCGCCGCCATCTCGGGCGTCGACGCGCAGGACCTCTTCATGTGGTTCCCCGTCCACGACATCAAGGTCGACATCCCTTCCTCCGGCGTCATCTACTTCAACGTCGGCGTCGTCAAGAAGCACCTCCCGCTCGCCGTCTTCGACGCGCCGCCGGCCTGCACGCCCGACCCGTTCCTCCTCCGCACCGTCCCTCAG CGGCTGGAGGACGTCGGCGAGGATGGATTGGCCACGGGCGCCGCTGCGGCGTCCCGGCGATGA
- the LOC136453897 gene encoding RNA-binding protein CP31B, chloroplastic-like isoform X2 yields the protein MTPRVLLSRLRLAPLLHDGHHLRRSLSAAAAKLPDELPPGAPPPTSDSRLFVAGLSWSVDERSLTDAFSSFGTVTEDGARGRCSAKCRGDREPLHRAQARSLFDEIPVRDVVTCSASIYRHARSGLFHESAGLFVGMMRAVRIMYDKNSGRSRGFGFVNFSNDHEAKCAKDAMDGKVMLGRPLRISFALGKVRGASVIVPRLSTVK from the exons ATGACGCCTCGGGTGCTCCTCTCCCGCCTGCGCCTCGCCCCTCTCCTCCACGACGGCCACCACCTGCGACGCTCTCtctccgccgccgctgccaaACTTCCTGACGAGTTGCCTCCTggcgcgccgccgccgacctccgACTCCAGGCTCTTCGTCGCCG GGTTGTCGTGGTCCGTGGACGAGCGCTCCCTCACGGACGCCTTCTCCTCCTTCGGCACCGTCACCGAAG ATGGTGCACGGGGTAGGTGTTCGGCCAAATGCCGTGGAGACCGTGAGCCACTCCATCGTGCCCAGGCCCGCAGCCTGTTTGACGAAATTCCTGTTAGGGACGTGGTCACCTGCTCAGCGTCAATCTACCGGCATGCGAGGAGCGGGTTGTTTCATGAGTCAGCTGGGCTGTTTGTCGGCATGATGAGGGCAG TTAGAATAATGTATGACAAAAACTCTGGAAGGTCAAGAGGCTTTGGATTTGTTAATTTCTCAAATGATCATGAAGCTAAGTGTGCCAAGGATGCTATGGATGGGAAG GTAATGCTAGGGCGGCCATTGCGAATAAGTTTTGCTCTTGGAAAAGTCCGTGGCGCATCAGTTATTGTTCCTCGACTTTCTACG GTGAAATGA
- the LOC136453897 gene encoding RNA-binding protein CP31B, chloroplastic-like isoform X1 — protein sequence MTPRVLLSRLRLAPLLHDGHHLRRSLSAAAAKLPDELPPGAPPPTSDSRLFVAGLSWSVDERSLTDAFSSFGTVTEDGARGRCSAKCRGDREPLHRAQARSLFDEIPVRDVVTCSASIYRHARSGLFHESAGLFVGMMRAVRIMYDKNSGRSRGFGFVNFSNDHEAKCAKDAMDGKVMLGRPLRISFALGKVRGASVIVPRLSTMFTVSGYMLPQLTALLNYFL from the exons ATGACGCCTCGGGTGCTCCTCTCCCGCCTGCGCCTCGCCCCTCTCCTCCACGACGGCCACCACCTGCGACGCTCTCtctccgccgccgctgccaaACTTCCTGACGAGTTGCCTCCTggcgcgccgccgccgacctccgACTCCAGGCTCTTCGTCGCCG GGTTGTCGTGGTCCGTGGACGAGCGCTCCCTCACGGACGCCTTCTCCTCCTTCGGCACCGTCACCGAAG ATGGTGCACGGGGTAGGTGTTCGGCCAAATGCCGTGGAGACCGTGAGCCACTCCATCGTGCCCAGGCCCGCAGCCTGTTTGACGAAATTCCTGTTAGGGACGTGGTCACCTGCTCAGCGTCAATCTACCGGCATGCGAGGAGCGGGTTGTTTCATGAGTCAGCTGGGCTGTTTGTCGGCATGATGAGGGCAG TTAGAATAATGTATGACAAAAACTCTGGAAGGTCAAGAGGCTTTGGATTTGTTAATTTCTCAAATGATCATGAAGCTAAGTGTGCCAAGGATGCTATGGATGGGAAG GTAATGCTAGGGCGGCCATTGCGAATAAGTTTTGCTCTTGGAAAAGTCCGTGGCGCATCAGTTATTGTTCCTCGACTTTCTACG ATGTTCACAGTATCGGGTTATATGTTACCGCAGCTGACTGCTTTGCTCAATTACTTCCTGTAA
- the LOC136453897 gene encoding uncharacterized protein isoform X3 → MTPRVLLSRLRLAPLLHDGHHLRRSLSAAAAKLPDELPPGAPPPTSDSRLFVAGLSWSVDERSLTDAFSSFGTVTEVRIMYDKNSGRSRGFGFVNFSNDHEAKCAKDAMDGKVMLGRPLRISFALGKVRGASVIVPRLSTMFTVSGYMLPQLTALLNYFL, encoded by the exons ATGACGCCTCGGGTGCTCCTCTCCCGCCTGCGCCTCGCCCCTCTCCTCCACGACGGCCACCACCTGCGACGCTCTCtctccgccgccgctgccaaACTTCCTGACGAGTTGCCTCCTggcgcgccgccgccgacctccgACTCCAGGCTCTTCGTCGCCG GGTTGTCGTGGTCCGTGGACGAGCGCTCCCTCACGGACGCCTTCTCCTCCTTCGGCACCGTCACCGAAG TTAGAATAATGTATGACAAAAACTCTGGAAGGTCAAGAGGCTTTGGATTTGTTAATTTCTCAAATGATCATGAAGCTAAGTGTGCCAAGGATGCTATGGATGGGAAG GTAATGCTAGGGCGGCCATTGCGAATAAGTTTTGCTCTTGGAAAAGTCCGTGGCGCATCAGTTATTGTTCCTCGACTTTCTACG ATGTTCACAGTATCGGGTTATATGTTACCGCAGCTGACTGCTTTGCTCAATTACTTCCTGTAA